The genome window CGTATTTCAACATGGTATCTAGAGCCTACTGAGAGACAATCTTTACCGTGCTTTACCCGGTTGACCCACTGTCGTCCGGTGAGAAATTTTTTGGCAAACCGTGTCATAACTCCGGTTTGCCTTCCATACACTGCCGTGACTCATTTCGGCATCTGTTTTCAAATTTCTCCGGTCGCCGTCGCCATTCGTTGTTGCTGCTATTGTTTCCGGCAACCTTCCGGCTAACTGACCTTACCGGCAGAAACGTCTCCACCGATTCGGTCGATCCCGACGATTTTTCCATCGCCCCACTTGCCACCGCGCAACTGTTCCAGATCTGATACTCATGGCTACTCAGAACTTTACGCCAAACTACGATGATTTTCTCAAGTGGTATCAAAATTATCAGAACTCAGATTATACTGCTTCGATTGCACACACTGGTAATTCATCTGCTTGCCTTtctcaatcatcttctcttggatCCTGGGTCCTTGATTCTGGTGCGTCTGATCATGTTACTGGTAATAAAAATCTTTTTACTTTCCTCTCTACCTCGGGTTTCTTACCTACTATAACTTCTGCCAATGGTTCTCAAACCCGATCTGAAGGGATTGGTACTGTTCAAGTTCTACCTTCTCTCTCTGTTACTTCGGTTCTTTATGTACCTAATTGTCCATTTAATTTACTTTCAGTCAGTCGTTTAACTCGGTCTCTTGATTGTATTGTCACTTTCACTAATAGTAATGTTACCCTGCAGGATCGGAATTCGGGACGGACGATTGGCGTCGGATGTGAGTCTCAAGGCCTTTATTACCTCTCAGTGTCATCTCAGGCATGCTCAGCCAAAGATTCCCCACTCACTATCCATGCTCAGTTAGGTCATCCTAGTCTTCCTAAATTACAGAAGTTGGTGCCAAGTTTATCGAAGGTGTCTAATTTACATTGTGAGTCGTGTCAGTTAGGGAAACACACTCGTAGTCAATTTCCAAATCGAGTCAATAAACGAGCTTCATCCCCTTTTGCTTTAGTTCACTCTGATGTTTGGGGTCCCTCGCGTACTGTCTCTACACTTGAGTCTAGGTATTTTGTcacctttattgatgatttttcacgttgcacgtggttatttttaatgaaaaatagatctgaattattctctatttttgaaaaattttataaagaaataaaaactcaGTTTGGTGTGTCTATTCGTACCTTAAGAAGTGATAATGCTCGTGAATACTTATCCCAACAATTTCAAACTTTTATGTCCGACAGTGGTATTCTCCACCAAACATCTTGTCctcatacacctcaacaaaacggggtAGCCGAACGCAAAAATCGGCATCTCGTAGAAACTACTCGGACCCTACTTCTCCATGGTAAAGTTCCACTTCGGTTTTGGGGGGATGCTGTGCTAACGGCATGTTACCTTATAAATCGCATGCCCTCATCAGTCCTTAACAATAGAATCCCCCATTCAATCCTTTTTCCCAATTCCCCACTTCACCCAATTCCTCCCCGAGTCTTCGGGTCCACATGTTTTGTACACAATCTCTCTCCTGGTCTTGATAAACTATCAGCTCGATCACTAAAGTGTGTCTTTCTTGGTTATCATCGATCCCAAACAGGTTATCGTTGCTACTCACATACTCTACAACGATACCTCGTATCGGCCGATGTTACTTTCTTCGAGTCTGTTCCATATTTCGAGTCCAGCCAAGTAACTCCGGAACCCCTTCAGGATAGTACTCCCACACCTCTTCCGGAAGTCCCATTTCCCATTATCCACCATCACTCTAGCCCTACGGTTGACCCCCCCACTTCTCGCCCACTTCAAACATATCAGCGTCGTCAACCCACGTCTGTCACACCTATCCCTGAGGTAGTACCTATCCCTGAGACAGTACATGTCCCTGAGGTCATTGCAGACTCTCCTCTGACGCCTTCGCCATCATTGGATCCGATCCCGCAACCTGAGTCTGATCTTCCGATTGCCCatcgaaaaggtatacgtcaaacacgaaatccttctccacattatattgatttatgttatTATCGTCTTTCTCCTCTGcagtatacttgtttgtcttctttGTCTTCTGTTTCTATTCCTAACACTCCAGGTGAAGCATTATCTCACCCTGAGTGGAGGCAAGCAATGATTGACGAAATGTGTGCTCTTCAAAGCAGTGGTACTTGGGAACTGGTCCCTCTACCCCCTGGAAAATCTTTAGTAGGTTGTCGTTGGCTTTATACAGTGAAGGTTGGTCCATATGGTAAGATTGATCGATTTAAGGCTCGCTTGGTAGCCAAAGGATACACTCAGATTTTTGGGTTGGATTATAGTGATACCTTCTCGCCTGTAGCCAAGATGGCATCTGTTAGACTTCTTCTAGCCATTGCAGCCATTCGACATTGGCCTCTTCATCAACTTGACATCAAAAATGCTTTTTTacatggtgatcttgaagaggaagtatatatggagcaaccacctggatttgttgctcagggggagtcctcagatatggtttgtaggctacacaggtcgctttatggtcttaagcaatctccgtgagcttggtttggcagattCAGCACTGTCGTACAACAGTTTAGTATGGtccgtagtgaagctgttcaTTCTGTGTTTTATCGACACTTTACCCAAGGGTGTGTCTATCTTattgtatatgtggatgatattgtcatAACTGGAAGTGATCAGCAGGGAATACTCCAGTTAAAACAACATCTCTCGAATCAATTTCAGACAAAAGATCTTGGTAAACTCCGCTATTTCTTGGGTATTGAGGTGGCCCAATCTAAAGATGGTTTGGTGATTTCTCAGCGGAAATATACTATGGATATTTTGGAAGAAACAGGTTTGTTGAACGCTAAACCAGCTGATACTCCTATGGATCCAAGTGTCAAACTCCTACCCAATCAGGGGGAGCCCCTATCTGACTCGGGAAGGTATAGGAGATTGGTTGGAAAGTTGAATTATCTCACAGTCACTCGTCCGGACATTTCTTTTGCAGTTAGTGTGGTAAGCCAGTTCTTAAATTCTCCTTGCCAAGAACACATGGATGCTGTTGTCCGAATTCTGAGATACATAAAACGTGCTCCGGGAAAAGGCCTCGTGTATGAAGATAAAGGACATACTCAGATAGTTGGATACTccgatgctgattgggcagggtcacccattgatagacgatccacctctgggtattgtgtacttgttggaggaaaccttatatcttggaaaagtaagaaacaaaatgtagttgcAAGATCAAGCGTCGAGGCAGAGTATAAGGCCATGGCAATGGCAACATGTGAACTCATTTGGTTAAAACAGTTgctcaaagaacttcaaattgaagaagcaagaccaatgacacttgtttgtgataatcaagctgcattgcatattgcttcaaatccagtcttccatgagaggaccaaacatattgagatagactGTCACTTTGTCAGAGAGAAGATTGAATCAGGCGACATTGTCACAAGCTTTGTCAACTCCAATGATCAATTAGCAGATGTGTTTACAAAATCTTTACGAAGTCCCAGAACTAATTATATATGTGGCAAGCTTGGTGCATTTGACTTATATGCTCAAGCTTGAGGGAgagtgttgatatttgtaaatatatagtgttaataatatttgtatatagaatagtcccacatcgactatatcatataattagttgtaatctctctatatataataaagtctccgtagtgctttacaaaacacacggtttattcaaatgtctcttagtCTCTCGTATTTCAACAATAGGAAATAATTACAACAAAGTCAATGAATTTATAATTTCATATCTTTCTATAAAATCTTACAAAAGATCCTCATCATCAAGAAAATTGATACAAAGAATGAGCCCTGCATGTAAGTTACAAAAATATAAACAGTGAGATAGAAATTTGATTACTGTCCTAGAATCCTTTTCAAGTTATGTAAATAGAGTTACAACATCTCTACGATATCCTCTCACAATCAAAATCCTTGGTACATTCTCCAGCAACAGATCCATATACTCCATATAGAAATATGCTGGGTGGCTCAATGGTGGGGGAGGAAGACTTACTAACACAACAGCAGCCATTCTTGAGTATCTCAAAATTATGGAATTGAGCTTAAGTGTTGTGTATAAAAACTTCTCGACTTGCTTCTCGTTCACAACCACGGGCTTGCCATCTGCCATTAGTGAGGTACCTTCTCTCTCTGCTCTTGCCTTCATTTCGGTTAAATAATCAACAATTCTTTGATTAGCACTGGTAAATGCGTCTAATGATTCATCTTGTGGAGACGCACTATCCACCTGTACATCCCATTTCATTGTTATGACAAAGACTTCTGCGTGCATCCGAAGATCATAAAGGAATTTTTTAACATCAGCTTTCAGCCCCTCGGCATCCGCATCCTCTTCTGCAATACAGAAAACCTGAATCTTACAACTCTCAAAACTCTCCTTGGTAAGAAGCAATTGAGAGAGAAGTAGCATGAGACCACCATCTCTTACAATCCAATACAAGTCAATTGTACCGTACTGCTTCTGGTATACATTTGGCCATTCATCAAGACCCTTCACTATAACTACTGCTTTGTTTGCAACAATGCAGTCATTAATTATACCAACAAAGGTAGCGGGGATATCCGTTAAGTTCTCCCGGCGCCATATTTCTGGATAACGCATCACCACGATGTTTGGCTTGAGGTTGCCAAGGCCCATTGTCTGAACGATGCCGCGAAAACCTACAGACATGTTAGGAGCTACAACAATCTCGGCCACACCTTCACAATTCTTGTACTCAATGTAGGTGCTAAGTTGTTTACAAGCAGTCTTGGCATCTTCAGCACATTCATGGTAATCCCCGTCTAGTATGGAGACAAATATAGTCATTCCTCGACCTTTCTTCTTCATACAGTTAGCAAAGTCTGCAAGTTTGGGATGACAGGGAACATTTTCTGGCAGTTTTCCCCAGGGCCGACAAAACACTAGCGGAATCGGATACCAATTCTTTGGGTGCACTTGATTTGCTACAAACATAAAGAAAAACAAGTTACAGAGCAAAATAACTTCAGACGTGTGCATTAAAACTTTAGCTATGCGTAATTGAAAACATTCCATTCATATTTTGATACTTCTAAAAGTTGACCACATGACAAGTTTGTCCTATAACTTCTTAGATTCTTATTCCATAGGGTATGGTATTATGCAAAAAAAATTATGACAAAATAGAATAAGAGATGATCATACAATATTGGAAAGCAACAGCTATTCAGGTTTAAAAATCTCAAGTGCTAAGATTCAAGGTTGGAATCATGCAGTGTTTACACATTGTTTTCCTGAACTATGCGTGATAGAAGTTAAAGTGGGAAAAGTGGTGTAGAAAAGCCAGACTTCTCTTGCTTGGATGCATCAGAAAACAGAGGAGAAAGAATTAAAAACTTCTGCAGCCTACAATATGGGATAAACCAGCCAGTCACATCTTTCTCATGTACCAAACTTATCCTCAGCAATTTCTCACCTTTTTCGCATGCATATTATTTTGCAAAGAAGGAACCTGTTTCCTTGCTCAAACTAACTAAACCTTAACCACTCAACAAAATTTGCACATGCCTTTCGTGCCACTCTCAGTTCTTTTTTAACTACCTCACCTCCTTTCCTCTTAATGGGGCTGATCAATGGTGATGAAATCACCTTAGTCAACTCTAATAAAACCTCCCCTAAGCTAGCTGAGAAAAAACACCAGCAAACCAGACAGTCATGTGTCACATGTACTTACGGAAGAGAGCATCAAAGTGGTTGCAACCAAATCTACTTAACCATCAAATCATACATCATCACGAGATCAACAGTTACCATATTAAGAATCATATCATCTACTTGAGGCGCGTGGATGATTGAATTTATATGACATACCTCCTAGCGACCGAAGGCTACGAAGTGCAAGTTGGAAATAAGCGCTTTTGAAACCGTCTCCCCAGTCCCCAGCCTTTCCTTTGATGCTCACGTACTTATATATAAGACTTGCAAGGGCCAAAGAAACCACAGTGAATGACCAAGAGATTAGGAACATGATCACTGCATTGCAAACAATCATCACAAAATCAAGCTTCAAAATGAAACAGAAGCAGTAATAAGCATCTTCTGGATTATATTTATAGGCGTTCTTAATCGTAGTTATTACACAACTCTGTTTGATTTGTACAGTTGTAATATCATTTGTGCACAATTCCATCCCCTTTTATAAATACGACTTGAGATATAAATTTGAATACTATACTGAACAAAGGGATTCTCACTACATCCTTTTGCCTACAGATAAAATTGACAGTGTCATATATGGTACTTCGCCAATGATGTCTTGAGAGTACTATTATCTCTCGTTTAATTTTATATCGATCATTAACATTTATAAAAAAGGATTTTTCTTCTGTCTTTATTGCAGCTTTCCAGATTTCATCAGATCAGATATAAAACAGGGAGATAAAGAAACAATGGAAGCAGTCAATCTGCGAAATAAATACAAATGATAACTTGAAGCATACCTACACAAAGTAATGCTCCTAGAAGTGACAAACTCCAATGATGAAATTTCCACCGAGGACGCCAACTAGGAGCATCTAGTAGATCGAGAAGGAAGCAGGACAAGTTGACACCAGAATAACACAGAAGGAAAAACATGGTCACAGTTGGAGTGATAAGATCCAGATTTCCGATGATGACACACCCAATACATAGGAAAGCAGTAAAAAGAGTAGCAACATGTGGCTCGCTACCATCTGCAACTTTAAAGTAGTTTAGAATAGGTAAAATATCATCATTGGCTATTGCTGCAAGCAGACGCGGGGCGCCGGTCAGGCTCTGAAGAGCAGCACCCATGGTTGAAAGAATAATCCCAATTTTAATTAATGAAGGAAAAGGCCAGGCAACTGTAGCTGAAAGCAACCTGCATAAAACTCCAAATCAAAATAAAACCAGTTAATAGAAAGCCCATAATATCCAAGATTATAAGCATATACCACCGaatcaagaaaaacaaaaaagaaacatGGAATCTGGCTCAGAACCAAGATCAATTATATGTCCGTTTGAATGGGGAAAAAAGGAACTTCCTGATACAGTTATTACCAAACTAATCGCTAAAGTGAAAACTAAAGTGATGAAAAGGGGTTAGTGCATTTCATGAAGCATGAGCAATTTCTTTGGTGTGCATTCAGAGGAAGTAGATATTTTGAACTGATGcttatattaaaagaaaaagctACATAAACAACTTTTCGACTAAAAAGTACCTGTCAGTTAAAAGCTTCTCTCTGGTGGCAATGGCGCCAAACATTATCACAGAAATAAGATACATAAGAGAAGTTACAAGAGTTGCAGATAAAGTTC of Vicia villosa cultivar HV-30 ecotype Madison, WI unplaced genomic scaffold, Vvil1.0 ctg.000579F_1_1, whole genome shotgun sequence contains these proteins:
- the LOC131629540 gene encoding cation-chloride cotransporter 1; protein product: MGDSDIEGGGGGDDGFRSPIGRKYRPVLANDRAVLEMSSIDPGSSSSSAFPDQPHNLRKINVSSDGKDGNSPRQAQPNGPQQESKLELFGFDSLVNILGLKSMTGEQPAPPSSPRDGEDITVPAGLPKPEALKLGTLMGVFIPCVQSILGIIYYIRFSWIVGMAGIGETLVLVALCGTCTFLTSISLSAIATNGAMKGGGPYYLIGRALGPEVGVSIGLCFFLGNAVAGALYVLGAVETFLKAIPAAGIFRASMTPVNGTTTAIQSPSSHDLQIYGIVVTIMLCFIVFGGVKMINRVAPAFLIPVLFSLVCIYLGILLAKEDHPTEGITGLSLKSIKENWSSDYQKTNDAGIPDPDGSVTWNFNSLVGLFFPAVTGIMAGSNRSSSLRDTQRSIPVGTLSATLVTSLMYLISVIMFGAIATREKLLTDRLLSATVAWPFPSLIKIGIILSTMGAALQSLTGAPRLLAAIANDDILPILNYFKVADGSEPHVATLFTAFLCIGCVIIGNLDLITPTVTMFFLLCYSGVNLSCFLLDLLDAPSWRPRWKFHHWSLSLLGALLCVVIMFLISWSFTVVSLALASLIYKYVSIKGKAGDWGDGFKSAYFQLALRSLRSLGANQVHPKNWYPIPLVFCRPWGKLPENVPCHPKLADFANCMKKKGRGMTIFVSILDGDYHECAEDAKTACKQLSTYIEYKNCEGVAEIVVAPNMSVGFRGIVQTMGLGNLKPNIVVMRYPEIWRRENLTDIPATFVGIINDCIVANKAVVIVKGLDEWPNVYQKQYGTIDLYWIVRDGGLMLLLSQLLLTKESFESCKIQVFCIAEEDADAEGLKADVKKFLYDLRMHAEVFVITMKWDVQVDSASPQDESLDAFTSANQRIVDYLTEMKARAEREGTSLMADGKPVVVNEKQVEKFLYTTLKLNSIILRYSRMAAVVLVSLPPPPLSHPAYFYMEYMDLLLENVPRILIVRGYRRDVVTLFT